From the Gasterosteus aculeatus chromosome 13, fGasAcu3.hap1.1, whole genome shotgun sequence genome, one window contains:
- the ppm1f gene encoding protein phosphatase 1F has product MEEEARSFLGRFAEEFPAALKEGAPLPVSPLSRRVTLEELHGESLELGRRLLAARGAPAGLSALLCQAALSQLLQNDLSPFHCAREPGPNQEEEQEVVLLESEAVQRVFLNQLIEVTLGWSQDFPKHPPPPSQFLHCSVHSIKNTRRKMEDKHLALAEFNQLLGVQSQDQCAYYAVFDGHGGVDAATYAATHLHVALSKQESLQSDASSALKMAFKHTDDMFRGKAKRERLRSGTTGVVVLIQRQQLSVAWLGDSQAMLVRGGQAVTLMDPHKPDREDEKQRVEDLGGCITFMGCWRVNGTYAVSRAIGDFDQKPYVSGDADCVTTQLLGDEDYVLLACDGFFDAVEPSEVPHLVREALRRPADPEDVGDAPLEQSEDAAGLRVAQQLVCHAKEAGSSDNITVMLVFLRPLKQLVGQNSTTGATQQ; this is encoded by the exons atggaggaggaggcccgctCCTTCCTGGGGAGGTTTGCCGAGGAGTTCCCAGCCGCTCTGAAGGAAGGCGCTCCGCTACCTGTGAGCCCTCTGAGCCGCAGAGTcaccctggaggagctgcatgGGGAGAGCCTGGAGCTGGGGCGAAGGCTGCTGGCTGCCAG GGGGGCTCCTGCAGGCCTCAGTGCGCTCCTGTGCCAGGCAGCGCTGTCCCAGCTGCTGCAGAACGACCTCTCACCTTTCCACTGCGCCCGGGAACCTGGGCccaaccaggaggaggagcaggaagtcgTGT TGCTGGAGTCCGAGGCCGTGCAGCGCGTCTTCCTCAACCAGCTGATAGAAGTGACGCTGGGCTGGTCTCAGGACTTCCCCAAGCATCCGCCGCCGCCCTCCCAGTTCCTCCACTGCTCCGTTCACAGCATCAAGAACACGAGGAGGAAAATGGAGGACAAACATTTGGCCCTGGCTGAGTTCAACCAGCTGCTTGGAGTCCAG AGCCAAGACCAGTGTGCTTACTACGCTGTGTTCGATGGCCACGGGGGCGTGGACGCTGCCACGTACGCCGCCACTCACCTCCACGTCGCTCTGAGCAAACAGGAGTCACTGCAGAGTGACGCAAGCTCCGCCCTCAAGATGGCCTTCAAGCACACGGACGACATGTTCAGGGGCAAAGCCAAgagagag CGTCTGCGGAGCGGCACTACGGGAGTGGTGGTGCTGATCCAGAGACAGCAGCTGTCGGTGGCCTGGCTGGGAGACTCTCAGGCAATGCTGGTCAGAGGGGGACAAGCTGTGACCCTCATGGACCCCCATAAACCAGATAGAGAG GATGAGAAGCAGAGGGTTGAGGACCTCGGGGGCTGCATCACCTTCATGGGCTGCTGGCGTGTTAATGGCACCTACGCCGTCTCCAGGGCGATCG GGGACTTTGACCAGAAGCCCTACGTGTCTGGAGATGCTGACTGCGTCACGACGCAGCTGTTAGGGGACGAGGACTACGTGCTGCTGGCATGCGACGGCTTCTTTGACGCAGTCGAACCTTCAGAAGTCCCACATCTGGTCCGGGAGGCACTCCGTCGGCCCGCTGACCCCGAGGACGTCGGAGACGCTCCGCTGGAGCAGTCGGAGGACGCGGCCGGACTGCGAGTCGCTCAGCAGTTGGTGTGTCACGCTAAAGAGGCGGGATCCAGTGATAACATCACCGTGATGCTGGTGTTCCTGCGCCCACTCAAGCAACTTGTGGGCCAGAACTCCACCACAGGAGCAACGCAACAGTGA